CAGGATTATCAGTTTCGGGGAGGAGGATAGGTTTTCCGCAGACTTAATTATATATCACCACCGTTGGGAATAGCTATCCCAGACTTGGGACATAGGTTCCCACCGTTGGAAATAGCTGTCCCAGTCTTTGGATATAGTTTCCTATCGTTGGGAAAGGGGTTCCAAATCTTAGGATACGGTCTCCCACCGTTGGGAAAGGGCTTGCCAGCATTTTTATATAGGTTCCCACCGTTGGGAATAGCTGTCCCAGACTTGGGATATGGTCTCCTACCGTTGGGAAAGGGGTTCCGAATCTTAGGATACGGTCTCCCACCGTTGAGAAAGGGCTTGCCAGCATTTTCATATAGGTTCCCAACATTGGGAATAGCTATCCCAGACTTAGGATATGGTCTCCCAACGTTGGGAAGGACATCCTCAGACTTAGCAGGTGGTTTCCTTATATCATAAGGCGTTCTTCTAACCTTGGGAGATAGGTACTACCGGTCAGGAATGTTCCACTTTGCATTTTGGTTTTATATAATGCACCTTGGAAGATTGCCACGGCATTTTTTCTTTATATTTTTTCGAAAAAGCCTCGTAAAGGCAAACTGTTTGATTAAAACGCTACCCAAGCGGATCGGATAGAAGAGGCTGACCTTATTATTTAGCCCAATCTGAAGTGAAAAATAGCCTTAAAAATCCATCCAGCAGAAGTGGATTTCCTCTTTGGCATCATGAAACAAGCAATAAATAATCTTTATGGAAACTTTGGCAGCTACTTTTGTTTCCAGCACAATAAAAAATCTACATTTGCGCCCGCAAAATGCGTACCGAACAAAAAATAAAGTTGTTGCACACTGCTGCCGAGTTATTCAAGAAACACGGAGTCAAGGCCCTTTCGATGGATGATGTTGCCCGTGCTATGGGGATGAGCAAAAAAACTATTTATGCTCTGGTCTATGACAAGGCGGATCTCGTGAAACAGTCTTTGGAATTATATTTAGAAGCGGAGCGGGTGCAGATGGAAAGTATTCTGGGTTCTTCAGAGAACTCGATAGATGAATTGATCAAATTGGCTGACTATTTCTCTAATCAGGTACTTGATTTCACGAGTTCGGCCTTGGTGGATATACATAAGCACTATCCCGACGCTTGGGATATTTATTCAGACCATCGCTATAACTTTATGCTGAAAAGTATTTTGCGAAACATAGAGAACGGAGTGAAGCAGGGCGTTTATCGCGCCAACTTGAATTCGGAGATTATTTCTAAAATTTATATCGCCGGAGTAGATATTCTCGGCAACCAACGCTTGTTTCCAGCCAAGGAGTATGTGTTCTTGCATATTTATAAAGAATACATTAACTACCATTTGCGCGGAATCGTTTCTGAAAAAGGATTGAGACTTCTGGAGCAGCACAATATATTCAAGAATTGAACGTCTGAAAAAGAGCCAAATGAAAAAAGTTTTATTTCTATCAATGCTGTTGGCTGTATCGGCCCTCCAAGCTCAGGATAGTGGACCCCGAAGTTTTACATTAAAGGAAGCCGTTGATTATGCCATTGAGAATAACAATGCAGTAAAAAACGCGCGCATTGACGAGCAAAAATCGAAAGCGCGCAACTGGGAAATTCTTACTATGGGCTTGCCTCAGGTAACAGGAAATGTGGACTACACGTACTATTTCAAAACACCGATTGTTCCGGCTTTCAATCGATTTTTTTCAGATACAACCGGCGCTTCTGCTCGAGTGCTCAGTTATCAAGCCAAGCAGGACACGAATATCCGCAACATTCTTTATCAAAGCGCGCTAGACAGTAAAAATCAACAGATTTCGTTTGTATTGCCTAATACTCTATCGGCAGGTTTGCAATTAAGCCAATTGATTTTTGATGCGCGCTATCTCATCGGTGTAAAGGCCACCAAAGATTTAATGAAAACCAGCCGTTTGTCCCGCGAAATGAGTGAGCAGGAAATTCGTTATTCGGTTGCGAAGGCATACTATCAGGCGGAGGCAGCTCAGGAGTCAATGAGTTTGCTAGGGGAGAATCTGAAGGTGATAGAAAAACTATGGAGCGATACGAAAGCGGTGTTCGCACAAGGCTTAATTGAGGAAATGGATGTGGATCGTTTAGAATTGGCAAAGGCTAATCTGGAAAGCCAAATCAACATTCAAAACCAGATGGCAGAGGTGGGCTTGGCAAATTTGAAATTTCAAATGGGTATGCCGCTTGGTGAAGTCATTGTTTTGAAGGAGCGATTAAATGAACTGAAAGATCAGGCAGGCCTGCCGGTAGAAAATAAATTTGATCCCTCTGCACGAATTGAATATGATTTATTGCAGACGGCCATCAAATTGAATGGCTATGATGTGAAACAGAAGCAAAGCGGATACGCTCCTTATATGACTGGCTTTTTGAACTATGCTTGGACCGCTCAGACTGAAACCTTTGGCGATATATTTAAGCGCGATAGTCAAAGTTACCCGGATGGCTCCACCAAGAAAGTCAGCCCTTGGTATTCGCAGGGACTGTTCGGTGTCAGCCTAAAGGTGCCCATCTTTGATTCGGGTATGAAGCACGCACAAATCAAACAGGCGAAGTTGGAGCAACAGAAGACTAAAAACGATCTGGATAATTTCAAGAATGCTTCCTTACTGCAATATTCAGCGGCGCAGTCCACCTTCAATGCCGCCCTCTCAGATGAAGTGAACAG
This portion of the Bacteroidota bacterium genome encodes:
- a CDS encoding TetR/AcrR family transcriptional regulator, with amino-acid sequence MRTEQKIKLLHTAAELFKKHGVKALSMDDVARAMGMSKKTIYALVYDKADLVKQSLELYLEAERVQMESILGSSENSIDELIKLADYFSNQVLDFTSSALVDIHKHYPDAWDIYSDHRYNFMLKSILRNIENGVKQGVYRANLNSEIISKIYIAGVDILGNQRLFPAKEYVFLHIYKEYINYHLRGIVSEKGLRLLEQHNIFKN
- a CDS encoding TolC family protein — protein: MKKVLFLSMLLAVSALQAQDSGPRSFTLKEAVDYAIENNNAVKNARIDEQKSKARNWEILTMGLPQVTGNVDYTYYFKTPIVPAFNRFFSDTTGASARVLSYQAKQDTNIRNILYQSALDSKNQQISFVLPNTLSAGLQLSQLIFDARYLIGVKATKDLMKTSRLSREMSEQEIRYSVAKAYYQAEAAQESMSLLGENLKVIEKLWSDTKAVFAQGLIEEMDVDRLELAKANLESQINIQNQMAEVGLANLKFQMGMPLGEVIVLKERLNELKDQAGLPVENKFDPSARIEYDLLQTAIKLNGYDVKQKQSGYAPYMTGFLNYAWTAQTETFGDIFKRDSQSYPDGSTKKVSPWYSQGLFGVSLKVPIFDSGMKHAQIKQAKLEQQKTKNDLDNFKNASLLQYSAAQSTFNAALSDEVNSKRTLDLSKKIYGKNQIKFTEGVGSSFELSQAQQEFTTNQLKYIQSIMNLLNAKADLDKSLGIK